The Arcanobacterium pinnipediorum genome includes a region encoding these proteins:
- a CDS encoding lipoyl synthase, protein MAVADRVNPEHRKLLRVEERNRETPIEKKPGWIKTTATVGEQYTDMRNLMEGASLHTVCAEANCPNIYECWEDREASFLIGGDICTRRCDFCFIKTGRPTSYDRDEPRRVAESVVSMKLNYVTVTGVTRDDLDDGASWLYAETCREIHRQSPTTGVELLIDDMRGGSNSLQQVFDSRPEVLAHNLETVPRIFKKIRPAFRYDRSLQLISAASESGLITKSNLILGMGETMDEVIQTMQDLKDAKCDLLTITQYLRPSPLHHPIDRWLKPKEFVELSKIGYEMGFAGIMAGPLVRSSYRSGSLWARAMAHKGWKIPENLKAIGASAQHGLGVGGGHARQEAASLVARGF, encoded by the coding sequence GTGGCCGTCGCAGACCGCGTAAACCCAGAGCACCGAAAGTTATTGCGCGTCGAAGAGCGCAATCGTGAAACTCCTATCGAAAAGAAACCTGGGTGGATTAAAACCACTGCAACAGTTGGTGAACAATACACCGATATGCGCAACTTGATGGAGGGGGCAAGTTTGCACACGGTGTGCGCTGAAGCAAACTGTCCTAATATCTACGAATGCTGGGAAGATCGCGAGGCGTCCTTCCTTATCGGTGGCGATATCTGTACCCGACGCTGCGATTTTTGCTTTATTAAAACCGGTCGCCCCACCAGTTACGATCGCGACGAACCTCGTCGCGTCGCTGAATCGGTTGTGAGTATGAAACTTAATTACGTCACTGTTACTGGCGTTACCCGTGACGATCTCGACGACGGCGCCTCGTGGCTGTATGCCGAAACGTGCCGCGAGATTCACCGCCAATCTCCAACCACCGGCGTCGAACTTCTTATTGACGATATGCGGGGCGGCAGCAACTCCTTGCAGCAGGTTTTTGATTCGCGCCCTGAAGTCTTGGCACATAACCTTGAAACTGTTCCGCGAATTTTTAAGAAAATCCGTCCTGCGTTCCGCTATGACCGTTCCCTGCAACTCATTAGCGCCGCATCCGAATCTGGCCTGATCACTAAGTCCAATCTCATTTTGGGAATGGGAGAGACGATGGATGAGGTTATTCAAACGATGCAAGATCTCAAAGACGCCAAGTGCGACTTGTTGACGATTACCCAATATCTACGTCCCTCCCCGCTCCATCATCCTATCGACCGCTGGTTAAAGCCAAAAGAATTTGTTGAACTATCCAAAATCGGTTACGAGATGGGCTTTGCAGGTATTATGGCTGGGCCGTTGGTTCGCTCCTCGTATCGTTCTGGTTCCCTGTGGGCTCGCGCAATGGCGCATAAGGGCTGGAAGATACCAGAAAACCTCAAAGCAATCGGAGCTAGTGCCCAACACGGTTTGGGCGTTGGTGGCGGTCATGCGCGCCAAGAAGCAGCCAGTTTAGTCGCCCGCGGTTTCTAG
- a CDS encoding class I adenylate-forming enzyme family protein, which translates to MNQFGARFNPAHALDLAALSHPDRISIHYGSGFLTVKQAALRTQQLATLLTELGVGVNDIVVLVARNSPYHMLLHVACARIGAIFAPVSYRFPTPELAALFDFIAPVVVVADPETARSFTGRLPENAFIIDDDEFAPLTTQDAPKWRRLQESYADAPASTAPVTPAQPDDGGALLFTSGSTGRPKGVRLTHEQLWWGSQNFREGFEYSNHDVELVTVPLSHIGGFNGTTLDLFSHGGCIVIIREFDPQLVLQALERHRVAIMFAVPTIYAALLAHRSFAEFDLRHLRLPLIGGAVCPPALLTRMEEQGLAPLNVWGMTEAAAAGFMLSPDLLPQARGAIGIPFAHVQGRIVDSDGQDADFGELLIAGPNVVDQYWHDADYSSQAFRDGWLYTGDLARRDENGFVWIMGRVRYQINTGGEKVIPEEVTNVLVQMPQIADASVVGIPDPVWGEIVAAAVIATPGHESPSVEQIRDFVAAHIARYKAPRRIAVVENLPTNANGKVDIAAVKDLFA; encoded by the coding sequence ATGAATCAGTTCGGTGCGCGATTTAACCCAGCACACGCACTTGATCTAGCGGCGCTATCCCATCCCGATCGAATCTCGATACATTACGGTTCGGGCTTCCTCACCGTCAAACAAGCAGCCCTCCGCACCCAGCAATTGGCTACGTTACTTACCGAACTGGGCGTTGGGGTCAACGATATAGTTGTGTTGGTGGCACGCAACAGCCCCTACCACATGCTCTTACATGTGGCGTGCGCACGTATCGGGGCGATCTTCGCCCCAGTATCCTATCGGTTCCCAACCCCAGAGCTAGCGGCGCTTTTTGATTTCATCGCCCCCGTCGTCGTCGTTGCCGATCCGGAAACGGCCAGAAGTTTTACTGGCAGGTTGCCTGAAAACGCCTTTATTATCGACGACGACGAATTCGCACCCCTGACCACGCAAGATGCCCCGAAGTGGCGGCGGCTCCAGGAAAGTTACGCGGATGCGCCCGCGAGCACTGCGCCCGTCACACCCGCCCAACCTGACGATGGGGGAGCCTTGCTGTTTACGTCAGGTTCGACGGGTCGGCCTAAAGGGGTGCGTTTGACTCACGAACAGTTGTGGTGGGGTTCGCAAAACTTTCGGGAAGGGTTTGAATACTCCAATCACGACGTCGAACTTGTCACAGTCCCATTGAGCCATATCGGTGGGTTTAACGGAACGACGTTAGATCTGTTTAGCCATGGTGGGTGCATAGTTATTATTCGAGAGTTTGATCCGCAACTGGTTCTGCAGGCTCTAGAACGGCACCGCGTGGCCATCATGTTTGCAGTGCCAACTATTTATGCGGCCTTGCTAGCGCATCGAAGCTTTGCGGAGTTTGACTTACGTCATCTGCGCCTGCCCCTTATAGGTGGCGCAGTATGCCCTCCGGCCTTGTTGACTCGCATGGAAGAACAGGGTTTAGCTCCACTTAATGTGTGGGGAATGACCGAAGCTGCAGCTGCAGGGTTTATGCTTTCCCCAGATCTTTTACCACAAGCACGCGGCGCGATCGGTATACCTTTTGCACACGTGCAAGGACGCATCGTAGATAGTGATGGCCAGGACGCAGATTTCGGTGAGCTCCTCATCGCCGGCCCTAATGTGGTTGACCAGTATTGGCATGATGCTGATTACTCTTCCCAAGCGTTTCGAGATGGTTGGCTATATACCGGGGATTTGGCGCGGCGAGATGAGAACGGTTTCGTGTGGATTATGGGCCGGGTGCGCTATCAGATCAACACCGGTGGGGAAAAGGTCATTCCAGAAGAAGTGACGAATGTATTGGTGCAGATGCCGCAGATCGCCGACGCATCTGTTGTAGGAATTCCAGATCCAGTATGGGGTGAAATAGTTGCTGCGGCAGTTATAGCTACTCCTGGTCACGAATCTCCTTCCGTTGAGCAGATTCGTGACTTTGTTGCAGCGCATATTGCGCGCTACAAGGCACCGCGCCGTATCGCCGTCGTCGAAAATTTGCCGACCAACGCTAATGGGAAAGTCGATATCGCCGCAGTCAAAGACTTATTTGCGTAA
- a CDS encoding M18 family aminopeptidase translates to MTYLDSFTPRTYAQAFGEFISHSPTSYHAAENIAQILHEAGFTRCTSTEPWSNADRAVMVTAGAVVAWQMPRTFTQHTGARIIGSHTDSPSFKLKPVATSITEGYSQVNVEVYGGPLLNSWLNRDLGIAGQIITTDGERHLVKTEALMTIPQLAPHLDRSQNDELKLSRQQDYHPLWSCNEAEVMDHICASAGIDPQQVAGTDLFAYDSAPYRIYGGPSGEDFFSAARQDNLTSVFASLQAFLSVAQEEVGHNDVLVFVAFDHEEVGSATPTGASGPILESTLRRIVDASAYAGEEGYWRFIANSSCISADAGHALNPNKIAKHDPAHHPILGGGPLLKLNAQQRYATDALGSAIWLRAAHQAGVATQEFVSNNDVPCGTTIGPLTATRFGMTTVDVGVAMLSMHSVREITNPADLLGLAKIAAAYWMGA, encoded by the coding sequence ATGACTTACCTTGATTCTTTTACGCCACGTACCTATGCCCAAGCCTTTGGTGAATTCATCAGCCACTCACCAACGTCCTACCACGCTGCGGAAAATATAGCTCAGATTCTCCACGAAGCTGGTTTTACCCGCTGTACCAGTACTGAGCCATGGTCCAATGCAGATCGGGCAGTGATGGTGACCGCAGGCGCGGTTGTTGCCTGGCAGATGCCACGCACCTTCACTCAACACACCGGCGCTCGAATTATCGGCTCCCACACCGATTCGCCGTCCTTTAAACTCAAGCCCGTAGCTACGTCGATAACTGAAGGATATTCCCAGGTTAATGTTGAAGTCTATGGCGGTCCGTTGCTCAACTCGTGGCTGAACCGCGATCTGGGTATTGCCGGTCAGATCATCACCACCGACGGCGAACGGCACTTGGTCAAAACCGAGGCACTGATGACTATCCCTCAGCTAGCTCCGCATTTAGACCGCAGCCAAAATGATGAGTTGAAGCTCTCGCGCCAACAAGATTATCATCCCCTCTGGTCATGTAATGAAGCTGAGGTAATGGACCATATCTGCGCCAGTGCCGGGATTGATCCCCAACAGGTAGCTGGCACTGATTTGTTTGCCTACGATAGTGCGCCCTACCGTATCTATGGAGGCCCAAGCGGGGAAGATTTCTTTAGCGCCGCCCGCCAAGATAACCTCACTTCCGTGTTTGCATCCTTGCAAGCCTTCCTGAGTGTGGCGCAAGAAGAAGTAGGCCACAATGATGTTTTAGTCTTCGTAGCCTTCGATCACGAAGAAGTAGGATCGGCAACCCCAACCGGAGCAAGCGGACCAATCCTGGAAAGCACGTTGCGCCGGATCGTTGACGCTAGCGCTTATGCGGGCGAAGAAGGCTATTGGCGCTTTATCGCCAACTCCTCGTGCATCTCTGCTGATGCTGGTCACGCACTTAATCCAAACAAAATTGCCAAGCATGACCCAGCTCATCATCCTATTCTTGGTGGCGGGCCACTGCTAAAGCTCAACGCACAACAACGCTATGCCACAGATGCTCTCGGTTCGGCAATCTGGTTACGCGCCGCGCACCAGGCAGGGGTAGCTACCCAAGAATTTGTTTCGAATAACGACGTTCCGTGCGGAACAACAATCGGCCCGTTGACTGCTACCCGCTTTGGTATGACTACTGTTGATGTTGGCGTTGCCATGCTCTCTATGCATTCAGTGCGCGAGATAACCAACCCGGCAGATTTGCTTGGGTTAGCAAAGATCGCAGCGGCCTATTGGATGGGGGCATGA
- a CDS encoding alpha/beta hydrolase family protein: MFIDEATPDSPERHVLQNLAVLSVASEEVEPYGTDPSQFIEWYGPSDGHVVVFVPGGGFRSDVSVAYARPAALALGEEGYRVALVEVRKERGNPRITLDDLAFLAHRPDLRDATWIGHSLGGTLILDIVLDPQLPPRRAIALAPFFCLTELAAANAGVTGIERWMGGMPTELPELYRHLDPSVRMNELGEAGYVDSGLNIHIIHGEEDLTIPAMLVRQIPETPIRTAMIPGANHVDLIRPGHDAWLFLLGALRAD; encoded by the coding sequence ATGTTCATTGACGAGGCAACACCAGATAGCCCAGAACGCCATGTCCTGCAAAACTTGGCGGTACTTAGTGTTGCCAGCGAAGAAGTCGAACCCTACGGAACAGATCCTTCGCAATTCATCGAATGGTATGGGCCTAGCGATGGGCACGTCGTTGTTTTCGTTCCCGGAGGCGGTTTCCGATCCGATGTCAGTGTTGCCTACGCTCGCCCAGCAGCGTTAGCCCTAGGTGAAGAAGGTTACCGAGTAGCCCTCGTTGAAGTGCGCAAAGAACGAGGAAATCCACGCATTACTCTTGACGATCTCGCGTTCCTAGCCCACCGCCCAGATCTTCGCGATGCCACTTGGATCGGTCACTCCCTAGGCGGAACCCTCATCCTTGACATTGTTCTCGATCCGCAATTGCCCCCGCGCAGAGCAATCGCACTGGCACCATTTTTCTGCCTAACCGAACTCGCAGCTGCCAACGCCGGCGTGACCGGCATTGAACGCTGGATGGGTGGGATGCCAACCGAACTGCCAGAACTATATCGCCACCTCGATCCCAGCGTTCGGATGAACGAGCTAGGCGAAGCAGGCTACGTCGATAGTGGACTGAACATACACATCATCCACGGCGAAGAAGATTTAACCATCCCGGCAATGCTCGTACGCCAAATTCCTGAAACTCCCATCCGAACCGCGATGATTCCAGGAGCTAACCACGTCGATCTGATTCGCCCCGGCCATGATGCCTGGCTCTTCCTACTCGGAGCTTTGCGCGCAGACTGA
- a CDS encoding protein-tyrosine phosphatase family protein produces the protein MATWNDGPGVITLPSGRRIRGRSWKVAVDDVADLSIVLTTSVGHRFGAQTLSSEAGQTIMIDWPDYRLPRRSAQALQTLREAWESAADQKVEITCAGGVGRTGTALAILAVYDGMDPHAAIDLVQRTYNPESVESPAQRAFVMDLGADVN, from the coding sequence ATGGCTACATGGAATGATGGTCCAGGTGTCATTACCCTCCCGTCTGGACGACGGATCAGAGGACGATCATGGAAGGTCGCAGTCGATGACGTTGCTGATCTATCCATCGTGTTAACAACCTCTGTTGGGCATCGATTTGGTGCCCAAACCCTCTCCTCCGAAGCTGGACAAACCATCATGATCGATTGGCCAGATTATCGCTTGCCACGCCGTTCAGCTCAAGCCTTGCAAACGTTGCGAGAAGCTTGGGAAAGCGCAGCGGATCAAAAAGTTGAAATTACGTGCGCCGGTGGTGTGGGGCGCACCGGAACTGCGTTGGCGATTCTAGCGGTTTACGATGGGATGGATCCGCACGCGGCTATCGATCTCGTTCAGCGCACATACAACCCCGAATCTGTAGAATCACCCGCACAACGCGCATTCGTAATGGATCTGGGCGCCGACGTTAACTAA
- a CDS encoding NADP-dependent isocitrate dehydrogenase gives MVEIIYTHTDEAPMLASASLLPIVSAFASTAGISIRSADISLAGRIIAAFSDHLPEHLRQPDALGELGELTQHPEANIIKLPNISASLPQLLAAIDELQSQGYPVPDYPTNPRSEADNEIRSRYDAVKGSAVNPVLREGNSDRRAPLAVKNYARTHPHRMAPWSADSGTRVATMDLGDFKHNEVSAVVNKACRAQIVFTPLEGSPETITSDIYLESADVLDASVMNAQALDSFLAGALAAAKKEDLLFSVHLKATMMKVSDPVIFGHTVRAFFARTFQRFGSELQAAGLDADNGLASIFSGLEKSAQLRAQAPEILESFAQDLTAGPLLAMVNSDKGITNLHVPSDVIVDASMPAMIRNGGKMWGPDGQLHDTIAVIPDSSYAEVYQAVIDDCIAHGAFDPVTMGSVPNVGLMAQKAEEYGSHDKTFIARAPGRVEIIADDATVLLAREVHAGDIFRSCLTKDAPIRNWVKLAVERARISDTPAIFWLDPERAHDRVMEQKVTHYLDEHDTNGLDITIMSPRLATEATVARIRQGLDTISVTGNVLRDYLTDLFPIMELGTSAKMLSVVPLMAGGGLFETGAGGSAPKLARQLLDENHLRWDSLGEFLAIAESLRHAERTSGNRAARVLATTLDEATERVLSEERSAQRSVGQPDNRSSHLWLATYWAQALATQDADTDLAQIFSPIARQLHEHAAQIQADVIDVQGRAVDLGGYYHPDPQILAEVMRPSTLFNTILASL, from the coding sequence ATGGTTGAGATTATTTACACCCACACCGACGAAGCCCCCATGCTCGCAAGCGCATCCTTGCTACCCATCGTCTCAGCTTTCGCTTCTACAGCCGGCATTTCAATTCGCTCAGCCGATATTTCCCTCGCGGGGCGAATCATTGCCGCATTCTCAGATCATCTGCCCGAACACCTGCGTCAACCTGATGCCCTTGGCGAGCTTGGCGAGCTAACGCAACACCCCGAGGCGAACATTATTAAGCTGCCAAATATCTCCGCCTCCCTACCCCAGCTACTCGCCGCAATTGACGAACTTCAAAGCCAGGGCTACCCCGTGCCTGACTATCCCACCAATCCAAGAAGTGAAGCTGACAACGAGATTCGTTCACGCTATGACGCAGTCAAAGGATCAGCCGTTAACCCGGTGCTACGCGAAGGGAACTCAGATCGTCGTGCGCCGCTGGCGGTGAAAAACTATGCGCGCACCCATCCGCATCGCATGGCGCCCTGGTCTGCAGATTCCGGTACGCGCGTTGCCACTATGGACTTAGGCGATTTCAAACACAACGAAGTCTCCGCCGTCGTCAACAAAGCTTGCCGCGCACAAATCGTCTTCACCCCACTAGAAGGTAGCCCGGAAACTATCACCAGCGATATCTATCTTGAAAGTGCCGATGTTCTTGATGCCAGCGTGATGAACGCCCAGGCTCTGGATTCATTCCTGGCTGGCGCACTGGCTGCGGCAAAGAAGGAAGATCTACTGTTCTCAGTTCATCTCAAAGCCACGATGATGAAAGTATCTGATCCAGTCATTTTCGGGCACACGGTTCGCGCTTTCTTTGCCCGCACTTTCCAGCGCTTTGGCAGCGAACTGCAAGCAGCTGGCCTAGATGCTGATAATGGCTTGGCTTCTATCTTTTCCGGACTTGAAAAATCGGCGCAACTGCGCGCGCAAGCACCAGAAATTTTAGAGTCTTTTGCGCAAGATTTAACTGCCGGCCCACTCCTTGCCATGGTCAACTCCGATAAGGGAATAACAAATCTACATGTTCCTTCGGATGTGATTGTCGATGCCTCCATGCCGGCAATGATTCGTAATGGCGGAAAAATGTGGGGGCCAGATGGGCAACTCCATGACACCATCGCCGTCATACCTGATTCTTCCTATGCTGAGGTCTATCAGGCAGTTATCGACGATTGCATAGCACACGGTGCTTTTGACCCTGTGACGATGGGTAGCGTGCCAAATGTGGGTCTCATGGCACAAAAGGCCGAAGAATATGGCTCTCACGATAAAACATTTATCGCCCGGGCACCGGGCCGAGTCGAGATTATCGCCGACGACGCCACCGTGCTTCTTGCCCGCGAAGTTCACGCAGGCGACATTTTCCGTAGCTGTCTAACTAAGGATGCGCCCATCCGTAACTGGGTTAAGTTAGCAGTCGAGCGCGCACGCATATCTGATACGCCAGCTATTTTCTGGCTCGACCCGGAGCGTGCCCACGATCGGGTTATGGAACAAAAGGTTACTCACTACCTAGATGAACACGATACGAACGGTCTAGATATAACGATTATGTCCCCGCGCCTAGCTACCGAGGCAACGGTGGCGCGTATTCGGCAAGGCTTAGATACGATCTCTGTGACCGGAAACGTGCTACGCGACTATTTAACTGACCTCTTCCCCATTATGGAACTGGGAACGTCGGCAAAGATGCTCTCCGTGGTTCCACTCATGGCTGGTGGTGGCCTGTTTGAAACCGGCGCTGGCGGGTCTGCACCCAAACTCGCCCGGCAACTACTAGACGAAAACCATCTGCGTTGGGATTCGCTCGGAGAGTTCTTGGCGATCGCTGAATCATTGCGCCACGCAGAGCGAACGTCTGGTAATCGCGCAGCGCGCGTGCTCGCTACCACTCTCGATGAAGCCACCGAACGAGTACTAAGCGAAGAACGCTCTGCGCAACGCTCAGTTGGCCAGCCTGATAATCGTTCGTCGCATTTATGGCTAGCTACATACTGGGCACAGGCATTGGCAACCCAAGATGCTGATACTGATCTGGCACAGATTTTTTCACCGATCGCCAGGCAGCTCCACGAACATGCAGCGCAAATTCAAGCCGACGTTATCGATGTGCAAGGGCGTGCGGTAGACCTTGGTGGCTACTACCATCCAGATCCACAGATCCTCGCAGAAGTTATGCGTCCCTCAACACTGTTCAACACGATTTTGGCGTCGCTCTAA
- a CDS encoding LppP/LprE family lipoprotein, with the protein MIRSRASRFVIGLPIALLAFTGCSNCADISGTQALNGVAENITPAWEGLPADSSENWDFSAADTSTFDSCKALSWISIPTGNSGQDSPYTVALFHNGEFIRTAEARPYLGVPKVSRVSDKEIQIERPWFVDAEHTKPMTAVATYVWNEDTSRVKRTGGLPPNEFAAGGLQPTAE; encoded by the coding sequence ATGATTCGATCACGCGCGTCTCGGTTTGTTATCGGCCTGCCGATAGCACTCCTAGCTTTCACAGGTTGTTCGAACTGTGCCGATATTAGTGGCACGCAAGCCCTTAACGGCGTAGCCGAAAACATCACTCCAGCCTGGGAAGGACTCCCTGCCGATTCATCGGAGAACTGGGACTTCTCTGCAGCTGACACCTCCACATTCGATTCATGTAAGGCACTATCGTGGATTTCAATTCCAACCGGTAACTCAGGCCAAGACTCACCATACACGGTTGCGCTGTTCCACAACGGCGAATTTATTCGAACTGCTGAAGCCCGCCCTTACCTCGGCGTGCCGAAGGTTTCCCGGGTCTCTGACAAGGAAATTCAGATCGAACGCCCGTGGTTTGTCGATGCTGAGCACACCAAGCCAATGACTGCGGTAGCTACCTATGTGTGGAACGAAGACACTTCGCGCGTCAAGCGTACCGGTGGCCTACCACCAAACGAATTTGCCGCCGGTGGGCTACAGCCAACTGCTGAATAA
- a CDS encoding L-lactate dehydrogenase: MATQFKTKMSVIGAGSVGTALAYAAMLRGSANVVALFDINKTKVDAEVLDLAHGTQFMAGSELIGGSDITITANSDIVLITAGAKQNPGQTRLELAEKNARILESLMSDLVPLSPNAIFVLVTNPVDVLTAAAAKFSGLPDGRVFGSGTVLDSSRLRWLVGRKIGVSPRSVHSLIVGEHGDSEFALWSSATIGQVSLRQWRNAQGEKVFTDEVLHELEQEVIHSAYKIIEGKGATNYAIGVAGARIVEAVLNNQRAILPVSSVLHGSFGVEDVALAVPCIVGANGVERPIEFPMDEAERARFDASVQALSAAQKSIGL, translated from the coding sequence ATGGCTACACAATTTAAAACCAAAATGTCCGTCATCGGTGCAGGGTCAGTTGGTACTGCGCTTGCGTATGCTGCGATGTTGCGCGGTTCTGCCAACGTCGTTGCATTGTTCGATATTAATAAAACGAAAGTCGACGCTGAAGTCCTCGATCTAGCACACGGCACCCAGTTCATGGCTGGCTCGGAACTGATTGGCGGATCAGATATTACTATTACCGCCAATTCAGATATTGTGCTCATTACTGCTGGGGCGAAACAAAACCCGGGTCAAACCCGGCTTGAGCTTGCGGAAAAGAATGCTCGAATTCTGGAAAGCCTCATGTCAGATCTGGTTCCACTTTCCCCCAACGCTATTTTCGTGTTGGTCACCAATCCGGTTGATGTATTGACTGCGGCAGCAGCGAAATTCTCCGGGCTGCCAGATGGTCGCGTCTTCGGCTCAGGTACTGTGCTTGACTCCTCGCGGCTGCGGTGGCTAGTTGGCCGTAAGATCGGTGTTTCGCCACGCTCGGTTCACTCCCTCATCGTAGGTGAACACGGCGATAGTGAATTCGCGCTGTGGTCTTCGGCAACGATTGGTCAAGTTTCGTTGCGGCAGTGGCGCAATGCCCAGGGAGAAAAAGTATTTACCGACGAAGTTTTGCATGAGCTCGAGCAAGAAGTTATCCATTCGGCATACAAGATTATCGAGGGCAAAGGCGCAACTAACTATGCGATTGGTGTAGCTGGGGCGCGCATTGTTGAAGCCGTGTTGAATAACCAGCGGGCAATCTTACCGGTATCGAGTGTTTTGCACGGCTCGTTCGGGGTTGAAGATGTGGCGCTCGCAGTGCCGTGCATTGTGGGTGCAAACGGCGTTGAACGCCCGATTGAATTCCCGATGGATGAAGCCGAACGCGCCCGGTTTGATGCATCTGTGCAAGCGTTGAGCGCAGCCCAAAAGAGCATCGGTCTATGA
- a CDS encoding 2-oxo-hepta-3-ene-1,7-dioate hydratase — MDRSLATEIARKLSTAQHTREILPRISEQLPHASIDDAYEIQAAWVEEQLDAERKMAGHKIGLTARAAQDRRGITEPTYGTIFRDQIFDNSSLIDFDMFHQPRVEVELAFILKDRLEGPNVTTYDVLRATEFITPAVEILAPRIAGPGRTVIDSVADNSYFGAMIMGGRPLRPEDVDMRWVSALLYKNEVIEETGVAAGVLNHPANGVAWLANTLVSHDQALDAGEIILAGSFTRSMPVERGDVILCDYGRMGTISARFV, encoded by the coding sequence ATGGACAGGTCATTAGCAACCGAAATCGCACGGAAGTTAAGCACCGCGCAACACACTCGTGAAATACTGCCACGTATTTCTGAACAGTTACCTCACGCTAGTATCGATGATGCCTACGAAATTCAAGCCGCATGGGTCGAAGAGCAGCTTGACGCCGAACGTAAGATGGCTGGTCACAAAATTGGTTTGACCGCGCGCGCAGCCCAAGATCGTCGCGGAATCACTGAGCCTACTTACGGCACAATCTTCCGCGACCAAATCTTCGATAACTCTTCGCTGATCGACTTTGACATGTTCCATCAGCCGCGTGTCGAAGTCGAACTGGCCTTCATTCTCAAAGATCGTCTCGAAGGTCCAAACGTGACCACCTATGACGTGTTGCGCGCTACCGAATTCATTACCCCTGCGGTAGAGATTTTAGCTCCGCGCATCGCCGGTCCTGGTCGCACCGTCATAGATTCTGTTGCAGACAATTCATATTTTGGCGCCATGATTATGGGCGGGCGTCCGTTACGCCCTGAAGATGTTGATATGCGCTGGGTTTCGGCGTTGCTGTACAAGAACGAAGTTATCGAGGAAACCGGCGTCGCTGCTGGGGTGTTGAATCATCCGGCAAACGGCGTTGCCTGGCTTGCCAATACCTTAGTCAGTCACGACCAAGCCTTGGATGCCGGCGAGATTATTTTGGCCGGTTCTTTCACTCGCTCTATGCCAGTAGAGCGTGGTGACGTCATTTTGTGTGATTACGGCCGGATGGGTACGATTTCGGCTCGTTTCGTCTAA